A part of Prolixibacteraceae bacterium genomic DNA contains:
- a CDS encoding permease: MISFIQEFFFEFIRLFNEMSIYLMVGFFFAGLLHNFLKKESIVKYLGTNSKKSVFNAAFLGVPLPLCSCGVIPTGLSLYKHGASKGATNAFLISTPQTGVDSLLATYSLMGFPFAIFRAIAAFITGIFGGGITDSLTKEQKKEEIPCQETKQEVDTNFKDKVIGTFKFGFIEFLADISKWLIIGLVLAALISTILPDNFFGTLSSTPLLNMLLVLLASIPIYVCATGSVPIAAVLIMKGLTPGAAFVFLMAGPATNIATLVVLSKTIGKKATIIYLLSIVVGAISFGLIIDYLLPAEWFTFAMNHTGHIHKGVSSLQIISSIVFAILLIRVYILKCVHYFQQRKRAQKSYGDQCEYTIKGMGCNKCKIKVETNLQHINGVESVQVDLSTGKTVILGEHLSPKEIQDKITSLGYKID; this comes from the coding sequence ATGATCTCATTTATCCAAGAATTTTTCTTCGAATTCATACGCCTATTCAATGAAATGTCCATATATCTTATGGTTGGATTCTTCTTTGCAGGGCTATTACATAATTTCCTTAAAAAAGAGAGTATTGTTAAATATTTAGGCACCAACTCAAAGAAGTCTGTGTTTAATGCCGCTTTTCTTGGTGTTCCTCTTCCATTATGCTCATGTGGAGTAATTCCCACAGGACTTTCATTATATAAACATGGTGCGAGCAAAGGTGCCACGAATGCATTTCTTATCTCGACACCACAAACGGGTGTTGATTCTCTCCTTGCAACATACTCTCTTATGGGATTTCCATTTGCAATTTTCAGAGCCATTGCAGCTTTCATTACAGGTATTTTCGGAGGAGGGATCACCGATTCACTCACCAAAGAACAAAAGAAAGAAGAGATTCCTTGTCAAGAAACTAAACAGGAAGTTGATACGAATTTTAAAGATAAAGTTATTGGCACATTCAAGTTTGGATTTATCGAATTTCTTGCCGACATTTCTAAATGGTTGATCATTGGACTAGTTCTTGCGGCACTTATTAGCACCATTCTTCCGGACAACTTCTTTGGAACCTTGTCCTCAACTCCATTGCTCAACATGCTGTTGGTACTTCTAGCATCTATCCCTATTTATGTATGCGCAACAGGTTCCGTCCCTATTGCAGCAGTATTAATCATGAAAGGTCTAACACCAGGGGCTGCCTTTGTTTTTCTTATGGCTGGCCCTGCTACTAACATTGCGACACTAGTAGTATTATCTAAAACAATTGGTAAAAAAGCAACCATTATCTATCTTTTATCAATAGTCGTTGGAGCCATTAGTTTTGGTTTAATAATTGACTATCTTCTTCCTGCTGAGTGGTTCACTTTTGCAATGAACCATACAGGACACATCCATAAAGGAGTATCTTCACTGCAAATCATATCATCTATTGTATTTGCAATCCTTCTAATAAGAGTATACATACTTAAGTGTGTTCATTATTTCCAACAAAGGAAAAGAGCCCAAAAGAGCTATGGGGATCAATGTGAGTACACTATCAAAGGAATGGGGTGCAATAAATGCAAAATAAAAGTAGAGACGAATTTACAGCACATAAATGGAGTAGAATCAGTTCAAGTAGATCTTTCGACTGGAAAAACTGTTATTTTGGGAGAACACCTTTCACCCAAAGAAATTCAAGATAAAATAACATCTTTAGGCTACAAGATAGATTGA
- a CDS encoding MFS transporter, which yields MCRNIVQLYLIKAAKWFMLAMPVIMLFYESAHLDVQQVFILKAVYSVMVVLCEIPSGYLSDVWGRKNALVLGTVFGAMGYGCYATSSGFWFFLIAEILLGIGQSCISGSDSALLYDTLKDEQRTSDYLLVEGRITSWGNLLEAVAGVLAGLLATYSIRYPMIGQAFVSLIGIPAALMLREPSSSSEHRIASFGEVVQVVKSSFVEHIALRNALLFSSIIGTATLTMAWLLQLLFKEMSIPVSQYGVLWTGLNLLVAWGSIRAFYIEKRIQSRWLSVIILIGVVGGYLAVGLVSGYWVFTFVIIFYLTRGVATPTLKNMVNQRTTSSIRATVLSIRNFLIRILFAVIGPILGGVTDRLGLHVSMVLMAIIVFILGSVVLMMENQRRKRDEI from the coding sequence ATGTGTCGAAATATTGTACAACTTTACTTGATAAAGGCCGCAAAATGGTTTATGCTGGCTATGCCAGTGATCATGCTTTTTTATGAATCTGCTCATTTGGATGTGCAACAAGTTTTTATTTTGAAAGCAGTCTATTCGGTAATGGTCGTATTGTGTGAGATACCCTCTGGCTACCTTTCGGATGTATGGGGGCGAAAGAATGCTTTGGTATTGGGTACTGTATTTGGTGCTATGGGGTATGGATGTTATGCTACCTCTTCGGGTTTTTGGTTCTTTTTAATTGCAGAGATATTGTTGGGTATAGGTCAAAGCTGTATTTCTGGTTCGGATTCAGCACTTCTATATGACACATTAAAAGATGAACAGCGAACATCAGACTATCTATTAGTTGAAGGACGAATTACTTCTTGGGGAAATCTGTTGGAAGCTGTTGCTGGGGTGTTGGCTGGCTTATTGGCAACATACTCTATTCGATATCCTATGATAGGACAGGCATTTGTCTCTTTAATTGGTATTCCGGCGGCGTTAATGCTACGCGAACCGTCTTCAAGTTCGGAGCATCGTATTGCTTCGTTTGGTGAAGTGGTACAGGTTGTGAAATCTTCGTTCGTTGAACATATTGCATTAAGAAATGCACTTTTGTTTTCTTCGATTATCGGAACGGCAACTTTAACCATGGCTTGGTTACTTCAGCTGTTGTTTAAGGAAATGTCCATACCGGTTTCTCAATATGGTGTATTGTGGACTGGGTTGAATTTATTGGTTGCTTGGGGGAGTATTCGTGCTTTTTATATTGAAAAGCGGATTCAATCTAGATGGTTGTCAGTAATTATTCTTATTGGTGTTGTTGGTGGCTACCTGGCTGTAGGTTTGGTGAGTGGTTATTGGGTGTTTACTTTTGTGATTATATTTTATTTGACACGGGGAGTTGCAACTCCGACTTTAAAGAATATGGTAAACCAAAGAACTACATCATCTATTAGAGCAACTGTATTGTCGATTCGTAACTTCTTAATACGTATATTGTTTGCGGTTATTGGACCTATTTTAGGTGGTGTGACCGATAGGTTAGGATTGCATGTTTCTATGGTGCTGATGGCTATCATCGTTTTTATTTTAGGTTCTGTTGTGTTGATGATGGAAAATCAGCGACGTAAAAGAGACGAAATATAA